From a single Staphylococcus epidermidis genomic region:
- a CDS encoding LysE family translocator yields MDGLITFIIITLLIIIVPGPDFIIVMKNTINSSKMNGFMAAFGITTGHILYSSLAIFGIIYILTSLHFVFLTIKILGACYLIYLGIKSILSAHSSVDFSKQALADVRNVSYITSFRQGFLSTSLNPKALLFYVSIFPQFLSNGNIHMKSEVALFAFSVVVVICLWFLFCVFIFQYIKLLFSRPRFKAIFDYIVGFVLIGLSINLLLSKSS; encoded by the coding sequence ATGGACGGTTTAATTACATTTATTATTATCACATTATTGATTATTATAGTACCTGGGCCAGATTTCATTATTGTAATGAAAAACACTATTAATTCAAGTAAAATGAATGGTTTTATGGCCGCATTTGGTATTACTACGGGGCATATTTTATACTCTTCATTAGCTATTTTTGGAATTATATACATACTTACGAGTTTACACTTTGTTTTTTTAACAATAAAAATATTGGGTGCTTGTTATCTTATTTATCTCGGAATCAAAAGTATTTTGAGTGCGCACAGTTCTGTTGATTTTAGTAAACAAGCTTTAGCTGATGTCAGAAATGTGAGTTATATCACTTCTTTTAGACAAGGTTTTTTAAGTACAAGTCTTAACCCTAAGGCTTTATTATTTTATGTTAGTATATTCCCGCAGTTCCTTTCTAACGGTAATATACATATGAAATCTGAAGTTGCGTTATTTGCTTTTTCAGTTGTTGTAGTTATATGCTTATGGTTTTTATTTTGTGTATTCATCTTTCAATATATTAAATTATTATTCAGCAGACCGAGATTCAAAGCTATATTTGATTATATTGTAGGGTTTGTTTTAATTGGCTTATCTATTAATTTATTATTAAGTAAAAGCAGCTAA
- the ahpF gene encoding alkyl hydroperoxide reductase subunit F yields MLNADLKQQLQQLLELMEGDVEFVASLGSDDKSNELKELLNEMAEMSAHITITEKSLKRTPSFSVNRPGEETGITFAGIPLGHEFNSLVLAILQVSGRAPKEKQSIIDQIKGLEGPFHFETFVSLTCQKCPDVVQALNLMSVINPNITHTMIDGAVFREESENIMAVPAVFLDGQEFGNGRMTVQDILTKLGSTQDASEFNDKDPYDVLIVGGGPASGSAAIYTARKGLRTGIVADRIGGQVNDTAGIENFITVKETTGSEFSSNLAEHIAQYDIDTMTGIRATNIEKTDSAIRVTLENDAVLESKTVIISTGASWRKLNIPGEDRLINKGVAFCPHCDGPLFENKDVAVIGGGNSGVEAAIDLAGIVKHVTLFEYASELKADSVLQERLRSLPNVDIKTSAKTTEVIGDDYVTGISYEDMTTGESQVVNLDGIFVQIGLVPNTSWLQNAVELNERGEVMINRDNATNVPGIFAAGDVTDQKNKQIIISMGAGANAALNAFDYIIRN; encoded by the coding sequence ATGCTTAATGCTGATTTAAAGCAACAATTACAACAATTACTTGAGCTTATGGAAGGCGACGTTGAATTCGTTGCCAGCCTAGGCTCTGATGATAAATCAAACGAACTCAAAGAATTATTAAATGAGATGGCTGAGATGTCAGCACACATAACAATAACTGAAAAATCTTTAAAACGTACACCAAGTTTTTCAGTTAATCGCCCTGGTGAAGAAACAGGTATTACCTTTGCTGGCATACCTTTAGGCCATGAATTCAACTCTTTAGTATTAGCTATACTACAAGTGAGTGGTCGCGCACCTAAAGAAAAGCAATCCATTATCGATCAAATTAAAGGGCTCGAAGGTCCATTTCATTTCGAAACCTTTGTAAGTCTTACTTGTCAAAAGTGTCCTGACGTCGTTCAAGCATTAAACCTAATGAGTGTTATTAATCCTAACATTACTCATACTATGATTGATGGCGCTGTTTTCCGTGAAGAATCTGAAAACATTATGGCAGTTCCTGCCGTCTTCTTAGATGGTCAAGAATTTGGTAATGGACGCATGACAGTTCAAGATATTTTAACTAAATTAGGAAGCACGCAAGATGCCTCTGAATTCAACGATAAAGATCCTTATGACGTGTTAATCGTTGGTGGCGGACCTGCAAGTGGTAGTGCTGCAATTTATACAGCACGTAAAGGGCTACGTACAGGTATTGTCGCTGATCGAATTGGTGGTCAAGTTAATGATACTGCTGGTATCGAGAACTTCATCACTGTTAAAGAAACGACAGGTTCAGAGTTCTCATCAAATCTTGCAGAACATATTGCACAATATGATATTGATACAATGACTGGTATTCGTGCTACAAATATCGAAAAAACAGATTCAGCTATTCGCGTAACTTTAGAAAATGATGCTGTTTTAGAAAGTAAAACTGTCATCATTTCCACAGGTGCAAGTTGGCGTAAACTAAACATCCCAGGCGAAGACCGTCTAATCAATAAAGGCGTGGCTTTCTGCCCTCACTGTGACGGACCTTTATTTGAAAATAAAGATGTTGCTGTCATCGGTGGTGGTAACTCTGGTGTAGAAGCAGCTATTGATTTAGCCGGCATCGTTAAACACGTAACATTATTTGAATACGCTTCTGAATTAAAAGCTGATAGCGTATTACAAGAACGTTTACGTTCACTACCTAATGTTGATATTAAAACGAGTGCTAAAACAACAGAAGTAATTGGTGACGATTACGTTACAGGTATTAGCTATGAAGATATGACTACCGGAGAGTCACAAGTAGTTAATTTAGATGGAATTTTTGTACAGATTGGATTAGTTCCTAATACATCTTGGTTGCAAAATGCTGTCGAATTAAATGAACGTGGCGAGGTTATGATTAATCGCGATAACGCAACAAACGTTCCTGGTATCTTTGCCGCTGGTGACGTTACCGATCAAAAAAATAAGCAAATTATTATTTCTATGGGTGCTGGTGCTAATGCCGCACTTAATGCATTCGATTATATAATTAGAAATTAA
- a CDS encoding NDxxF motif lipoprotein — translation MKKRVITYLILALSLTLAACSNTNDNNNQEHHSNAHAPKNAKTLKEKDIFSSNKKGQKISEKEMKQALEKYLQANSDVLDNKYVMQHKLDKQSDSNPKITESQADRLSKLSNLAVKNDLHFKKFIKNNHIPEEYKDPTDRIINYFHALNSTISNVDEDIEKLNYQPQNSINVVDVPTKYSGDVNKKQQDKITTFLKKKGIDTEVFNK, via the coding sequence ATGAAAAAGAGAGTCATTACATACTTGATACTAGCGTTGTCTTTAACACTTGCAGCATGCTCAAATACGAACGATAACAATAATCAAGAGCATCACAGCAACGCTCATGCACCTAAAAACGCTAAAACTTTAAAGGAAAAAGATATCTTTTCTTCAAACAAAAAGGGACAAAAAATTAGCGAAAAAGAGATGAAGCAAGCTTTAGAAAAATATTTACAAGCGAATAGCGATGTACTTGATAATAAGTATGTCATGCAACATAAATTAGATAAACAAAGTGATAGTAATCCTAAAATCACAGAATCACAAGCTGATCGTCTTAGCAAGTTATCCAATTTAGCAGTTAAGAACGATTTACATTTCAAAAAATTTATAAAAAACAATCACATCCCTGAAGAATATAAAGATCCAACAGATCGCATAATTAATTATTTTCACGCTTTAAATAGTACCATTTCAAATGTAGATGAAGACATTGAGAAATTAAACTACCAACCACAAAATTCAATTAACGTTGTTGATGTACCCACAAAATATTCAGGTGATGTAAATAAAAAGCAACAAGATAAAATTACTACTTTCCTTAAGAAAAAAGGAATAGACACAGAAGTATTTAATAAATAA
- a CDS encoding GlsB/YeaQ/YmgE family stress response membrane protein, with product MFGLIGMIIVGGIIGWIAGLILGKDVPGGILGNIIAGIVGSWVGTMILGEWGPQLGKIHIFPALLGSIILIFIISLILKALRKK from the coding sequence ATGTTTGGATTAATAGGTATGATTATTGTCGGCGGTATCATTGGATGGATCGCAGGTTTAATTTTAGGTAAAGACGTACCAGGAGGTATTCTAGGAAATATTATTGCTGGTATTGTAGGATCATGGGTTGGTACTATGATTTTAGGTGAATGGGGACCACAATTAGGTAAAATTCACATCTTTCCAGCATTATTAGGTTCAATTATTTTAATCTTTATTATTTCATTAATTTTAAAAGCACTAAGAAAAAAATAA
- a CDS encoding histidine phosphatase family protein: MEIYLVRHGESQSNYDNKHGYLYFCGQLDVPLTERGIKSAKELSVYFKNKYIDNVYVSDLKRTRQTYEELFPYDIPTIYTKTLRERSLGVFEGKNKEEVCKDKRFEKYFRDPNYKYFRHSFSQKAPQGESYQHVYDRVVTFIENELNQQQRRVVIVAHQVVIRCFFVYFKMITKEEALATEIHNCYPYLIKKEMKF, from the coding sequence ATGGAAATTTATTTAGTGAGGCATGGTGAGTCACAGTCCAATTATGATAATAAACACGGGTATCTATATTTTTGTGGACAGTTAGACGTCCCTTTGACGGAAAGGGGTATAAAAAGCGCTAAAGAACTATCTGTTTATTTTAAAAATAAATACATTGACAATGTATATGTATCAGATTTAAAAAGAACAAGGCAAACGTATGAGGAGCTATTTCCTTATGATATTCCAACAATATATACAAAGACGTTAAGAGAGCGTTCGTTAGGTGTTTTTGAAGGTAAAAATAAAGAAGAAGTTTGTAAAGACAAACGGTTCGAAAAATATTTCCGTGATCCTAATTATAAATACTTTAGACATAGCTTTTCGCAAAAAGCACCACAAGGAGAAAGTTATCAACATGTCTATGATAGAGTGGTTACTTTCATTGAAAATGAGCTTAATCAACAGCAGAGACGTGTAGTGATAGTTGCGCACCAAGTTGTAATTAGATGTTTTTTCGTCTATTTTAAAATGATAACTAAGGAAGAAGCCTTAGCGACGGAAATTCATAATTGCTATCCATATTTAATTAAAAAAGAAATGAAGTTTTGA
- the ahpC gene encoding alkyl hydroperoxide reductase subunit C: MSLINKEILPFTAQAYDPKKDEFKEVTQEDFKGSWNVVCFYPADFSFVCPTELEDLQNQYAKLQELGVNVYSVSTDTHFVHKAWHDHSDAISKLEYSMIGDPSQTITRNFDVLDEETGLAQRGTFIIDPDGVVQAAEINADGIGRDASTLVNKIKAAQYVRQHPGEVCPAKWEEGSESLQPGLDLVGKI, translated from the coding sequence ATGTCTTTAATTAACAAAGAAATTTTACCTTTCACAGCACAAGCTTATGATCCAAAAAAAGATGAGTTTAAAGAAGTTACTCAAGAAGATTTTAAAGGTTCTTGGAACGTTGTATGTTTCTATCCTGCTGACTTCTCATTCGTATGCCCTACTGAATTAGAAGATTTACAAAATCAATACGCTAAATTACAAGAATTAGGTGTTAACGTGTACTCAGTATCAACAGATACACACTTCGTACACAAAGCTTGGCATGACCATTCTGATGCAATCAGCAAACTAGAATACAGCATGATTGGTGATCCTTCTCAAACAATCACTCGCAATTTCGATGTGTTGGATGAAGAAACTGGTCTAGCACAACGTGGTACTTTCATTATCGACCCTGATGGTGTGGTACAAGCAGCAGAAATCAATGCTGACGGAATCGGACGTGACGCAAGTACATTAGTTAACAAAATTAAAGCCGCTCAATATGTACGTCAACATCCAGGTGAAGTTTGCCCAGCTAAATGGGAAGAAGGTTCAGAATCATTACAACCTGGTTTAGACTTAGTAGGTAAAATCTAA
- a CDS encoding NADPH-dependent oxidoreductase, translated as MSDYVYELMKQHHSVRKFKNQPLGSETVEKLVEAGQSASTSSYLQTYSIIGVEDPSIKARLKEVSGQPYVLDNGYLFVFVLDYYRHHLVDEVAASNMETSYGSAEGLLVGTIDVALVAQNMAVAAEDMGYGIVYLGSLRNDVARVREILNLPDYTFPLFGMAVGEPSDEENGSPKPRLPFKHIFHKDQYDANQHQQRKELEAYDQVVSEYYKERTHGVRTENWSQQIETFLGRKTRLDMLDELKKAGFIQR; from the coding sequence GTGTCAGATTATGTTTATGAGTTGATGAAACAACATCATTCAGTTAGAAAATTTAAGAATCAACCACTTGGTTCTGAAACGGTAGAAAAATTAGTAGAGGCGGGACAGAGTGCTTCTACATCCAGTTATCTTCAAACTTATTCTATTATTGGTGTTGAAGATCCAAGCATTAAAGCGCGTTTAAAGGAAGTGTCAGGTCAGCCTTATGTTTTAGATAATGGTTATTTATTTGTATTTGTTTTAGATTATTATCGTCATCATTTAGTAGATGAAGTTGCGGCGTCAAATATGGAGACATCATATGGTTCTGCAGAAGGACTATTAGTAGGTACAATAGATGTTGCATTAGTTGCGCAAAACATGGCAGTTGCTGCCGAAGATATGGGGTATGGAATTGTTTATTTAGGGTCATTGCGTAATGATGTTGCGCGAGTGCGTGAAATTTTAAATTTACCTGATTATACGTTTCCGTTATTTGGTATGGCAGTAGGTGAACCTTCTGATGAAGAAAATGGGTCACCTAAACCGCGCTTGCCATTTAAACATATTTTTCATAAAGACCAGTATGATGCGAATCAGCATCAACAACGTAAAGAATTGGAAGCATACGACCAAGTAGTGAGTGAATATTATAAAGAACGTACTCACGGTGTGCGTACAGAAAATTGGTCACAACAAATAGAAACATTTCTAGGACGTAAAACACGTTTAGATATGTTAGATGAATTGAAAAAAGCAGGATTTATTCAAAGATAA
- a CDS encoding 2-keto-4-pentenoate hydratase, translating to MTLTNKEVAKVLFKAYRYKKPIDFISENYQLNEEEAYHVQEELIDQLTFKDRSTVTGYKVSMTSKATQAIANTNEPAYGTLLSNQIVNDGASVSLSELFSPLLEPEIIFIVQEDLPYDADLETIRYHTRIAPGIEIPDARYKNWFPNFTLSDLISDNTATGLVVVGDPVDGLDNDAFANVHLNLYKDDKCIATGESSKVLGNPLNAIHWLIKKLHTHGKQLKKGDIISSGTFISPLKLEYGTYRAEYSGIGKVSFSVNK from the coding sequence ATGACACTAACAAATAAAGAAGTTGCTAAAGTTTTATTTAAAGCTTATAGATATAAAAAACCCATCGATTTCATTAGTGAGAACTATCAATTAAACGAAGAAGAAGCATATCATGTACAAGAAGAACTAATTGACCAATTAACTTTCAAAGACCGTTCGACTGTTACAGGGTATAAAGTTAGTATGACTAGCAAGGCAACGCAAGCAATTGCTAACACTAACGAACCTGCATATGGAACACTCTTATCTAACCAAATTGTTAATGATGGTGCCTCAGTCTCTCTTTCAGAATTATTTTCACCATTACTAGAACCAGAAATTATCTTTATAGTGCAGGAAGACTTACCTTATGATGCTGATTTAGAAACAATTAGATATCATACCCGTATCGCGCCAGGCATTGAAATTCCAGATGCAAGATATAAAAATTGGTTTCCAAATTTTACTTTATCAGATTTAATATCAGATAATACCGCAACAGGACTTGTCGTAGTAGGTGACCCTGTAGACGGACTTGATAACGATGCATTTGCTAATGTACATTTAAATTTATATAAAGATGATAAATGCATTGCCACAGGAGAATCATCCAAAGTACTCGGAAATCCTTTAAACGCTATTCATTGGCTAATTAAAAAACTACACACGCACGGTAAACAACTTAAAAAAGGAGATATCATTTCATCTGGAACTTTTATATCTCCACTAAAATTAGAATATGGCACGTACCGTGCTGAATATAGTGGTATCGGTAAGGTATCATTTTCGGTTAATAAATAA